The following nucleotide sequence is from Drosophila simulans strain w501 chromosome 3L, Prin_Dsim_3.1, whole genome shotgun sequence.
aaaagcgaaaggatTGGAAAACGTAAATTTTCAGTTTGGCAACCTGTGTGTTTCTCTACAGCAGGGGTTGAGATACTAGGAGCGCgcttaatcaaataaaaatgtgatttATCAGTTATAACAATGCAGTAAAAATctacaaaattattaattttttttttaaatttatagcatttaaaattaaaatctctttaaattatatttttactaTACTGAAAATAACTTTACCCAATattgttactttttttttcattgtcGTATTTTCTTGACCTccgctgtgcgtgtgtgtaaaCTTTTCAAACCTGTACAattatatacacatttattgtaattgttgttgctgctgctgcgttggctacttttgtttatttactttttgggggaaggcgcaacagcagcagcaacagcaaaagcaacaacaacacgagTAGCAACAGCAATTACAACAACGGCCAGAGctacaacaaaaacattgGGCAATCACaatcgaatcaaatcaaacaaaatgcgCGAAAATAGCGCCTCTGCcgaaagaaacaacaacagcaacaccttTAAAAATAGACACGCGTTGGAAACTTTGtatcaattaaaactaaacgcAAAAATAGGAAGAGAGTGCAAAAGGAGACGCGAGGAGAGAGGCAGATAGTGTTTAATTCCATCAGTTGGCACatcgtttttgtttgtgtacTTTCCAGCTGCTGGCCTTTtggccgttgttgttgttgttgctgctgctgctgctgctgttgttattgcagCGGATCGACGTCATTGTTGCACGTTTTTGCAATAGTCCAAAAATATCCACAACCGTACCTACATATGAACAAGCGTACGCTTGTGCAAATGAATTGtgtattgtttttcttgccgttttgttttgtgtaaaTTACAAACACAGCGGATggacgaaaagaaaaaaccaagaaagcagctgctgctggaagaGAGTGGGACTAGTGCCTTCTCTGTCTCGCTCCCACGCATCTCCCGAGTTGATTCTCTCTTTGCCGTTAGTCCTGTTATTCGCAACTTGTTGCCTGACTGAAAAAGAGCTTTCGCGAGCTTTTTCCAACGCCTGTTGCTCTTTCGTTTAACTTCTATCTGTACAGTACTCAAACTCCTCGATTTTTAAGCTCTGGAATCAGATACAATTTGACCTATATAAAGTAACGTGTGTTTAATCGCTAATTTAAGGATATATTACTATTGTAAAAACTTACagttaagaaaaaaaatcaaagcatTTCTTAAAAACCCTTGACGGCCAGTAAGAAACCACCTCGTTagaaattgcttttatttctaatctaaatctaaatttcttcttcttccctTTTTCAATACCAAAACACTATTTGCTAACGATTTATCGAATTCACAGTACAGGATTAAAAACagattgtattatttttactatacCTTTAACCTTGCAAGGATTCTTCTTTTTAGAAATCTTTCACAATCGTTCAGAATTGGTTCCTAAATCACATTTTCCGTCCGATTGGCTTCCTTCCTTTCCCTTTGTTTCAATCTTTGTGTTATTTATCCTTCTGATTCTCCTCCGTCTTAGTCTTTGGCCATACATAGTTAATAGGCTATTTACACAATTGCCTGGTGGACAATTGCTGATGGCCCAGGGAAAACTGTCTGCTGCGAATACTGATAAGTGCAGAAAAGAGCGAGCAGCCGaggaataaatgaaaatttctaCCCGCTTTTGTTGGACTAgacaaacaaatggcaaaaactgCAGTGCAAAAACGACAAAGCCGCATTGTCCCAAATGGCAttaccaacaataacaacaacaaacccCCAGCCAaccaacagcaaaaacaacaacgttCTTGTCTATAAGTCGATAAGCCGTCATCGTCATCCGACGTCTGGAAGGGCCCCGCCCCTTCCACTCCTCCCTTCCATCGCCCACTTCCAGACGCCCGAGGTTTCGCTTcctgattattattatatatggTTATTCACAAGCGCTGCATTGTTTCCTCCTCTTTTTATATCGGTTTTTCGGTCGGGGTTGCTTGAAACAAAAGTTCTACGGATGCAAAACTAATTCTTTACGATTTGGTTTTCTGTAAAAATCCCAACCATTTGTAAAATCAACTTTTTACCTGATCTAACCTATCCTTGGGTAGATTGTTATATATTAAGATAGTTCCGAATTTAAATCGTTTTTATGCAAGTTATggatatttttgtaaatatcatTTATATCATACTTTGACTTATTAAAACCTAAACAATGTCAGTTTATTGAAAGCAAATCTTTATAATTaagtataatttaatttcgtatATCTACTATTTGTTGTAGAATTCGAAGTAGAACAGCAAATACCTCAATGGGCTTGCTAATTCTGTCTTTGTTTTATCGACTGCCACCTCAGGAGTATCCATTCGACTTTGactttgcataaataaaaactcgaAACTGCCGCCGACGTGTAtaaacaacaatggcaaacaaaaccaataaatgttaaatgaaaCGGGCGCAAAAAAATGTACTTATAAACAGGCGAAAAGCGTGGAAATTTACGTCAGTGGACCGGACGGCTCGGTCGGTATTTCTTTTCTTCAAGGGTTCTCTTGGGTTCGCACTTTTCCCTCAGTGAATCGCCCTGAACGTTGAACGTTGAACAACCGACCGAACATTGCAGACGCAGCCACTAAAAACATATGGCGGATATACACTGGCCAGCAGGgaattggttttatttgagGTCAGGGCTCTGCTCTTATCCTAAAATGCTTTGCTGCCCAGTTTATAACGAACTTTGGATAAGATTcgttgtgtttgtttgttaaatGCTTATCTTTGTTTTTCAGCAATTCTATTGACAGTAGTTGTAGAGAAAAAATGGGTGTATTGGTTTCAAGAAGCACTAGGTAGGTAGAAAGTTCTATAGAAGGCGGGGTTATAAAACATGCAGATTTCTTACCTGTAAACATATAACGATctacaaaatatttcttagTTACCTGAGCTTGTTTTTCGAAATATAAAGTCCTTGTTTTCATAAGAGCATTACCGATCATAATGAGGTACAGTgaacttttaataaataattgttctGGTGAAATTCTTACATCAGAGCAGTAAATTTATTATCTGATGTTGATGATTGATCACCGAGATAGAAACAAACAATGGGATGTCGAGTGTAATCAGGGCATTGTCGCTAGCCTGGTTGGTGGGTCATAGCCGTCATCCGTCGCATATCGTTATGTTTGCACTtagtatatgtatgttataAACTGCTTTTTATCATCGTGCACTTGGTGTGGTTGATGTTGGAGTATTGCCTTTCCTTGGTTCGTTATTATGACGTATTGTCTTTTGTATTCTGCCGACCAAGAGCCATAAAAAACTGGCTGCCGATGCGGTTATGTTTTCGCATCTGTTGAGCGATCATAAAGCCACTTCATTCAACTGAATGTGTACTGGAgacatttaaaaaaacattcgAAGTCTATTTCGTTAATTGAGAAGAAGACATTTTAGAATAGGGGAAGTCATacttgcaaatgcaaatgctaaaCATGACACGATGTCAActgataaattatattaatgaTCAGTTAAGATCTAAGTATAAACCTATTTTTTCCGTGTACTTGACTCTCCAGTTGCGAATCTTGGGCGTGGAAGTGAACAAAAGATGCAGATTGAGCTTGTCGCAATGAATATTGATGCTGATGCAAAAAGAcagaaaaaatacagaaaaaacaGAGAAGGGAGCTCCAAGATATGAGCGATACGTACAGCATAATTATAAAACTGACCGATCCGGACTGCTTAGTAGGCAAAAAATGTTGCCGATGCGATAAGCGATCCAgaagatacacacacacacactctcataCTTGTAGTTCCTTCAGATACTGGATGCTCTTTGTTCGCTCCATTGATGATGCGTAATGCCCTTAACAGACTAACATAAACTTATTCGTTTATGACCTAATGTAAATGAATCATTAGCGAGGCGACCACATCAATTGATCCacatattgttatttttataggCCTCTTCAGACGATTACACATTGCAGATAAAAAGAACTGACCAACATTCATGTGTGGAAATGGGATTTCATTTGTTATATCCTATAGTAGCTTAGTTTATGCtgcgaataaatatttaatagctTTAACTTCcgttttaaattcaattcaactGGAAGAAGTTTGTGTTTACACTttgtcaatttaaaattattgaccGCCCTAATTAGCGCCTGTTTACGTATTGCTTTCTATTTGcaattaagatttattttgttatagcTGAAAAGTAATTTATAACTTATGCTTTGACCTTTCTTCCGCTTGACATACAAATAGTATTGTTAAGTAGTTTTTTGCTTTCttgtaaatcaaattttcGTACTTCCCCATAAATTCCTCAGCAAAGACTTTGAATAATTCCGCATTTGCAAGCTATCATTCAGTTGAATTCCATAAAGTATATTATGCACTTGTTCATTAATGTAAACCATTgaagtacatatgtacataaggAAACTCAATTATCTTGTGTGTGATATTTCACTTATCACATACGCGCAGACCTCGACAGTCGGCACAattcactcactcactcacttgaCTTACTCACTGGGAGCAACTGAAACCGCGACTGCCACCGAGATGCGGATTCGAGATCTCCACTCGAAAGTGTCACAAAAGagttgggtttgggtttgtgGGAATATCGGGGAACTGGTTTCTCTGTAGGGCATCTTCAACTTCCGAGACTTTTCATACGTAACGCAACGAACTGAAAACAAATCGCATATATCAGCAGACACATATAATAttgtgataaaaaaaaaactgttacaaaagcaaatcaaatgcggcgaaatacaaaaaaaatctccgacatttttcatttttatgaatgaaaaaaaaaagagaaaaaaccaGCAAAGCAAGCagggcaaataaacaaagttaACAATAAATGAAGATGATTCATCTAAATAAAATGACGAGTTTGTCCGATTGTCAATGAACAATACGCAGAAGCTACGCCTGCCAAatgctaaatattttcaatatcgGAAACTATTTAGCACTGATTCGTGGAAATATGGGTGTATGCTAATGTTTTGGccggtttttttgttttatattgcCTTTATTTGTATGGCTCTCTTTCTGTTTGGCCTATTGATTATGTAAATGAATGGcgtataaaaacaaaaactgataCGACGACGCATGCGCAACGCGATTATATAAGGTAATCCATAGACCCTAATGGTCCGGCGATCAATCACGAAGCAGCGAGGGTACAACAAAAAAGGTAGAAATCATCAAATGataaagtaaacaataaaCCACAATTACTCACACCATTGaggtgattttttttttttatattcggAATCATAGGGCTCGGAACTACGATGATACGGCTTATCTCTCCAATATCAACAGACGTAAACACTTGTTCCGCTTTCAGTTGCTGTGGTTTCTGCGGTTGTTGTTTATGCTCTTTTTTAACAGCATTCCAcgtaattaatgcaattaataaACGATTTGTACGCATTCCGCTTTATGGGCGTTAACCGGCGCCAGaacgagcaaaaaaaaaataataaaaaaactaacTAATTGATAATCGTCGTTATCGGGCGACATTTGGCCAGAAGTTCGAGGTGATCACTAGCTGTTGGCCCCGTATCATTTTGTCCTCCAAGGAGTTCGGATGCTCGCCGCAAAGAAGCCGCAACATGTGTAGTTCAAATTTGTATCGATAAGATACGGTTTTCTTGCCTATCTACATTTTTTAGCTTTCGGCGGCACGTTTTTCccaattttgtttacaatgCAATGCTGGTTTGACTAGGGTTCGTTCGGCAAGGGTTTACTTGCTTTAaagtgtttgtttggcttgggTTGGGTCTGGTGGCATTGCCTGGGTTGTTCACATCGCCATATTGACTCGTCTGTAGTTttcggcaaacaaattggGAGATATCAATGAACTAATGAACCTCATGGGAACTTGTTGAAACCTTGACCAACCATAACCCTAGAAAGGCTTCGATGTCAGTTCTAATAGGAGTATCGTTGATAATAATGTTATAATACTTATttacaaacatttaaataacaatGGATTAAAGAACTACATTTCTCGAAACCGTTTAAACTTTGTTTTTGCACCATTGGGTGGGTGTTCCCAGAAACCACTGCTCATTTGGGTCTCAGTTTTGTGCAGCATTTTGAGGTACCCACCTCTCAGTTTGCCACTTTGGATTTCTCCACTTGTGACGACAGTTCATGCGGGCTGGTTGTCTTGGCTAATTTCCTCACTTCAATTAACTGAATCTGGTgacatttcaatattttccatttatttctTGAAAAACCCTATCGCTGCACTCCCTTTTCGAACCCGGAGACATTCATTCTAAATGCAACACTTATCGATCGGCCTAAGCTGTCGTTTTCACTCGTTAGTCTGTTTTTCAGTCTTTCTTCGCGGGGCAATTTACACCACATctgaaaacgaaaatagaGCCAGACACAGCCATCGCATTATAGTATAGTTCATTGTCAAGCGATTTTAGCCCCCACTTCGACCCCCATCCCCCCCATCGTCTCCTGAATTTATTGTTGGATCTTGaagttttcactttttaagCGCCAGCTGGGGAGAGatgttgtttgtgttgtgcGAGTGTTGCTTTTAAAAAGCATTAATTGATTGAGTTGAGTTTTATatatctttcttttttctccaTCCTAAAGCTGGCCTGGCTTGGCTTGTCTTGTGTTGGCTTTTGGTGCTGGCTTGGTCtttctttcatttattttattttttattttggttttggttagCTACCTCTATCGAGTTGTGTAATGTGGACGCTTAGGAGGCTGCCAACCAGTTTTTCTTCTTCCCCGGCCAAAGTCACCGGGCTGCAGCTGGGCGCCCGCAGACTTGGCTCAACCATTTGTTTCGAAAAATCATTAGGCACGCCAAAATGAAAGTGTGAACAGGGGAGCTCTGAGCTGAGCTGCTCTGCTCTGACTTTCTTTGCCGGCTCCGCTTGGCCAGGCGATGATTTTGATGGGTAACAGGCGGCCAGCAAAAGCGGAGGAGCGCAGCTCACCTGAGAATGAGTCATTGCACTTCTgtaatggcaataaaaacaaatagcaTGAGTAACAAACAAAGAGCTGACAACGATTTATTTCGCTATGATAACAGAtctcaacaaatatttatgaaatctaCAATCTACAATCTAGCCCACACATGTACAGAAAAAGATTGTCACGCTGTAAGACAATAAAATTACAATGCCGAATGAGAATGAATgtcaagcaaacaaaaaaggcgTGAGGAGATGATTGGGTTAACAAGTCATCACAAAACTCTTAGAATGGtttgaaaatcataaaaagtgaaaaaaaatataggaaACTCTTTCTCGCAGTGCGCGCTTTCTGGTATCTCTAAGATAAATGTGCCGACATTCTTCATCTAAAGAACCTTTCTCTTTTCCCCCTTGCAGACTCTTCGGTTCGCTGCCGAAATACACACAGCATCTATTAGTTCTACTGTTCGGCACATTCCGGGTTATCGCGAGCAATGCGGCCCACGCCTCCACCGGAATGACCAGCGAGGCGCTGGGCGTTTCGGTGGCCCCCAGTTTCTTTCAATCCTGCGTCAGCGATGGCAAAACCGCCCGCATGGAGGATGTGCTCAAGTTCAAGGTGAGTTCGGTAAACTATTTTCATTCGAAAAGAAAACCTTTCTAAAGTCTGTTCTTTGATTTACAGGTCTCTACGAAGATCATGCAGAATATAATTGATAAGTTTGCCACGCACGACATCTTCGGGCGTGACAACTATGAGTACTACGCCCGCGTCACAGGACGCATTCTCAAGGTGCAGGACGAGTGGATATGCAGCTTTCAGTATCCACCACCGCCACGTGGCAAGTTGGCTCAACAAAAATACGCATGTAAGTTGGAATTTCAAAATAAGCCGTGGATATGAGTAGTGCCTTGGAATAACATTGCTATCGATGTATGTTTactatatattctatattcaTGAGATAGGAATTTAAAGTAAATCAGAAAATGATGACGTTTATGAATAAGTCACTTTAATAACTTAACAAACTAATTTTGTCGATGAAATATTAAGATGTTTACGCATGCCATTAAGCGCGTCCTTAATCGATTTATTGATTGGTTAAATAACTCCAAGATCAGTCTTCTGTTGAAGCAATGAAAATTCCACACATATTCGCTGGCTAATACGTTTTTATCGCTTCAACCCACAGTGCAACATTCTTTGGAGGCGGAGAAGACATGGCTGCAGTGCCAATGCGAGCGTTGGGGCTTACGTGAGTACCTGAAATGTGTTTACCTATACGTAGATATAGCTAGAATCATACTCTATTGTGCTTTGCTTCTGGAATCTCCACCTCTATTTACTCTACACACTGTCCGATCTAACTtctgtctgtgtgtctgtgtgggaGGGGAAAATGTTATTGATACCTTATTAGCTCATCTTTGGTCATCTGGTGTCCCGAAAAGATAAGCTTCTAGCCCCACCAGCACTGCACCACCCCCATTCTATAGCTTTGTGCCGCATGCCCAGTAGTTGTTTGCACCACCCCTCTCATTCTGACGAGTCATCCAATGCATTTGTTATAACCCACTGCCGACCTGATTTAGTGGCCCAGGAGGAGTCCCGCTCGACGCCCGCCCTGCTGACCAGCTCCAGTTCCGCATTGGAGAACAGTGTCCTGTCGCTGGGCGTTTCCCCCGAGCACTCGTTCATCGAGAGCTGCGCCCGTCTCTCGGTTTCGCTGGAGGGACCTGGCATCTATGCCATGACATCGTCGCCGTTGCCGGCGAAGcggaatggcaatggcaacggcaaTGCCACGGACTACGACTACGATGACTATgccgacgatgatgaggacAACGATGAGCTGGACGGCGTTCACGACTTTGGTGCCGAATTGGAGATCAGTAGCATAGCTCCGCCGCAGGGAAGTCGTGGCATCTATCGCCACAAGCAGCGagcccagcagcagccacaccactaccaacagcagcagcagcaggtgccgCCTCAGCACCAGCGGGACtacgacgaggacgacgacgatgatgaggatgagaTGACGTTTGTGAAGCGCCGGTATCGACAGAACAAAAAGAAGCCGGCGCCGCCGAGCAGCAGCCAACATCAGAGGCGATTGCGCACTGGCACCAAGAGTCTCGATGGCGGAGGGGAGAGGCGCACGGGATCGGGAGCAGCGGGAGGATCCGGAGGAGGTGCTTCAGGCTCAGCAGTTGGCAATCCCACGCCGCCCAAGCTCAAGCAGCGAACGTGCAGCCGCTGCAATCGAGGCATTCGGCACAGCAGCTCGTGCAGCTCCAACTCCGCCGGAGCAACTGGCTCGAATAGC
It contains:
- the LOC6738170 gene encoding uncharacterized protein LOC6738170 isoform X3, whose protein sequence is MSSWAERVHRRAADLGNVVTSCGHPATAPAYPYRLEKVKFGVPLEEVCKHNNNIPGPLLVLILKLNKESPNRRDVFRAPGHQGAMKKLIHFLQAGRLVNVDNYSVFTIASVLKKFLRKIPNGIFGRSGEMELFAINDLQNEAEQTERLHRLFGSLPKYTQHLLVLLFGTFRVIASNAAHASTGMTSEALGVSVAPSFFQSCVSDGKTARMEDVLKFKVSTKIMQNIIDKFATHDIFGRDNYEYYARVTGRILKVQDEWICSFQYPPPPRGKLAQQKYALQHSLEAEKTWLQCQCERWGLLAQEESRSTPALLTSSSSALENSVLSLGVSPEHSFIESCARLSVSLEGPGIYAMTSSPLPAKRNGNGNGNATDYDYDDYADDDEDNDELDGVHDFGAELEISSIAPPQGSRGIYRHKQRAQQQPHHYQQQQQQVPPQHQRDYDEDDDDDEDEMTFVKRRYRQNKKKPAPPSSSQHQRRLRTGTKSLDGGGERRTGSGAAGGSGGGASGSAVGNPTPPKLKQRTCSRCNRGIRHSSSCSSNSAGATGSNSGGGGNGGSGAGNGGGAEGGMTMEELRAVNRYAESTKSLSYLPQELKKNQEPRIY
- the LOC6738170 gene encoding uncharacterized protein LOC6738170 isoform X4 codes for the protein MSSWAERVHRRAADLGNVVTSCGHPATAPAYPYRLEKVKFGVPLEEVCKHNNNIPGPLLVLILKLNKESPNRRDVFRAPGHQGAMKKLIHFLQAGRLVNVDNYSVFTIASVLKKFLRKIPNGIFGRSGEMELFAINDLQNEAEQTERLHRLFGSLPKYTQHLLVLLFGTFRVIASNAAHASTGMTSEALGVSVAPSFFQSCVSDGKTARMEDVLKFKVSTKIMQNIIDKFATHDIFGRDNYEYYARVTGRILKVQDEWICSFQYPPPPRGKLAQQKYALQHSLEAEKTWLQCQCERWGLLAQEESRSTPALLTSSSSALENSVLSLGVSPEHSFIESCARLSVSLEGPGIYAMTSSPLPAKRNGNGNGNATDYDYDDYADDDEDNDELDGVHDFGAELEISSIAPPQGSRGIYRHKQRAQQQPHHYQQQQQQVPPQHQRDYDEDDDDDEDEMTFVKRRYRQNKKKPAPPSSSQHQRRLRTGTKSLDGGGERRTGSGAAGGSGGGASGSAVGNPTPPKLKQRTCSRCNRGIRHSSSCSSNSAGATGSNSGGGGNGGSGAGNGGGAEGGMTMEELRAVNRYAESTKSLSYLPQLATSV